A stretch of Lathyrus oleraceus cultivar Zhongwan6 chromosome 6, CAAS_Psat_ZW6_1.0, whole genome shotgun sequence DNA encodes these proteins:
- the LOC127095589 gene encoding uncharacterized protein LOC127095589: METLQALQAQVLQLQKDNERYRCMEKCSSQLKETSEKASINCQNKFPEGISSCQLYLSSPTYRLVGKGKVHNTSGDLLHHRPLPDGHLKVSVDVVLDKDALLPIPDIVSETTLLRDAIGSFVAWPLDLIFIDDETPTKPASKDKGILRHNESVASQKEVFAQGSQQLSQKIGSRQKNKRDLPVTSLPKKGAFVPRYQISLETLVDSSDMATAGAIRLLDMEEDIFGYSCTETIGKEDLEHIFRHQELGVGVIHTYIRFLYDNFMRGNDQLSNRFRFVSSSLVNKALICREPDSCREYLVKRFMASSTNNLYLWPYNSGCHWLLLAIDPLKEVVYFLNSIDGEWTNYPDMKQLVDTSIKVFRSQRQARVPRTKSSNITWIKVQCPLQRNGIDCGYFVMRFMREIINMNQIEIPITLHTQFNNLASLSSELQKTT, encoded by the exons atggAGACGTTGCAGGCATTACAAGCGCAAGTTCTTCAATTGCAAAAGGATAATGAGAGATATAGGTGTATGGAAAAGTGCAGTTCACAGTTGAAAGAAACTAGTGAGAAAGCCAGTATCAATTGTCAAAAtaaatttcccgag ggcatttcatCTTGTCAGCTATACTTATCGTCACCGACTTATCGCctagttggcaagggaaaagtgcacaacacttcgggaGATTTACTTCACCATAGACCGCTCCCGGATGGACACCTTAAAGTATCGGTTGATGTTGTATTAGATAAGGATGCGTTGCTACCGATACCTGACATTGTTTCAGAGACAACATTGCTGCGAGATGCAATAGGATCATTTGTTGCATGGCCCTTGGATCTCATTTTCATTGATGATGAG ACGCCTACAAAACCCGCATCTAAGGATAAAGGGATTTTGCGGCACAACGAgtctgttgcatcacaaaaagaG GTATTTGCTCAAGGGTCACAACAACTGAGCCAGAAAATTGGTAGTCGACAGAAAAACAAAAGGGATCTTCCAGTGACTTCTTTGCCAAAAAAAGGTGCTTTTGTGCCTCGATACCAGATATCTCTTGAAACACTTGTTGACTCATCAGATATGGCAACAGCTGGTGCTATTCGCTTACTGGATATGGAGGAAGATATCTTTGGTTATTCATGCACTGAAACAATCGGAAAAGAAGATCTGGAACATATTTTTCGGCATCAAGAATTAGGCGTCGGTGTTATACACACATACATCCG GTTCTTGTATGACAATTTCATGCGCGGGAATGATCAATTGTCAAACAGATTCCGTTTCGTGTCTTCCTCCCTGGTCAACAAAGCATTAATTTGTAGGGAACCGGATTCATGTAGAGAGTACTTAGTCAAGAGATTCATGGCCAGCAGTACAAACAACTTGTATCTTTGGCCGTATAATTCAGG GTGTCACTGGTTGTTGCTTGCTATTGATCCTTTAAAAGAAGTGGTATATTTTCTGAATTCGATAGATGGTGAATGGACAAATTATCCGGATATGAAGCAATTAGTTGATAC atCAATAAAAGTGTTCCGATCTCAAAGACAAGCTCGAGTACCACGTACTAAATCCAGCAACATTACGTGGATAAAAGTGCAG TGTCCTCTACAGCGCAACGGTATCGATTGCGGATACTTTGTAATGAGGTTTATGAGGGAAATCATTAATATGAATCAAATAGAGATTCCAATCACG CTTCACACTCAGTTCAATAATCTTGCATCCCTTTCATCAGAACTCCAGAAAACCACATAG